Genomic DNA from Gilliamella sp. ESL0441:
AACTATGCTGGCTTTTTTATTTTAAAGTGATTTAAAAAACGATGTTTTGATAACTAATTGATCATCAATGACCATTTTCCATTGACCGTCCTCAAAATAAGGAGGCGTACTTACTTTGAATAAAGAATTTAAACCTAAAACCCCTACTTTAAAATCATCGCCAATAAATTCTTGTATCGACCCTTCAACGCTTTTAGTTACCCCATCTTTTTTATAATTGTAAATAACTCTGGCGTCTTTAGTTATACTTATCACCATATATTCACCTTGCCATGTGCCAATATAGTTACTTTTTTCGGGTGGAATTGTATCAAGTTCGTTACATGCAGTAATAAAGATGGCAAGTATTAGAAATAGATAAACATGTTTTATTTTCTTTAATAATTTCAAGTTGTTATTCCTTATGTGTTTAACATTTATTTTTAGTTATTAATTGTATCAAATAAAATAAGTAATGCTGCACTGCCGCCAAATTCTTTCGGTGCTTGATGAAAACAAATGATATTAGGATGCTGGGCTAACCACATTGGCGTCTGTTTTTTTAAGATGTTTTTACCATGTCCATACATGATACAAGCACAATGTGCGTTTTCGCTTAAGCAAGCAGTAATAAGCGATGCTATTTCTTTTTTCGCTTCTTGCTGTGTTAATCCATGTAGATCTAAAAAAAATTCAGGTTCATAAAATCCACGACGTAATTTTTTAATCTCATAAGGATCAGCGTTGTCACGACTATAACGAATGGGATCGTCTTGTAAGAGCGGTTGATAATCATCCGAAAAATAAAACTCAGCATGATTTTTTTCATGTTGTCGTTTTTCAATCGCAATGGCTTTTTGAGACCGTTTTAAGGGTTTATGAACAACGGTATCTTGTGCAAGTTTTTGGGTGTTGCCAATGCTACTTTTGAATAAGTTTATCTCTTCTTGAGTTAATTTAAATTTTTCAGTCATTGATAATTACTCTGGGTAAACTTTTTGTTTGAATTCACATAAATCTTCAATCACACAAGCCCCGCATCGCGGTTTTCTGGCGATACAAGTATAACGTCCATGCAAAATTAACCAGTGGTGACAATTTATTTTGTACTCTTTGGGTACCACTTTCAATAATTTTTCTTCCACTGCCTCAACGGTTTTTCCGGGTGCAAAGCCAGTGCGATTGCTGACACGAAAAATATGAGTATCAACCGCAATCGTTGGCCAACCAAAAGCCGTATTTAGCACTACATTCGCTGTTTTTCTGCCTACACCGGGTAATGCGATTAATGCATCAAAATTTTCTGGCACTTGACCTTGATATTTCTCAACTAAAATCTGGCAGGTTTTAATAATATTATCTGCTTTACTATTGTATAAGCCAATGGTACGGATATAACTTTTGAGCTTATCAACCCCAAGCGCTAAGATTTGTTCTGCTGTATTGGCAATTGCAAATAAAGGTTTGGTCGCTTTGTTTACACTCACATCGGTTGCTTGTGCAGAAAGAACAACAGCAATGAGCAATTCGAAAGGGGTTTGATAAACAAGTTCAGTTGTTGGATCTTTAATGTGATCTTTTAATCTTTCTAAAATTTGAATACGAGTTGATTGTTTCACAGAGTATGATAAATATAAATAACATGTCTGATATTATATACTTTATTTGTATAAATATTGTAGGTTAAATTTAATTTTTAGCTAAAAGTCACTTTATACGACGATAATTAAAATTACGGCAAAATAACAATCTCAATGACCTATCTGAAAAATTTTAGCGTGACGGATTGTCAGCTTAGTTATATTCATTCATCGCCTGCTTTTTAGCATGTGGTTTTTATGATAAGCTACTCCACTATTTTTTAATTTCATCAACAAGGTTTTTTAGAAATATGTCCTTACCAATGATTGTCACCTTTGCTATATACATTTTAGGAATGATTGCGATCGGTTTTTTTGCCTTTCGATCAACGCAAAACTTTGGTGATTATATTTTGGGGGGGCGCCGTATTGGTAGTGTTGTCACTGCGCTTTCGGCTGGCGCTTCGGACATGAGTGGTTGGCTATTAATGGGGCTGCCAGGGGCTGTTTTTTTATTCGGTATTTCGCAAAGTTGGATTGCAATTGGTTTGATAATTGGGGCTTACTTAAACTGGTTACTGATTGCCGGTCGGTTACGTGTTTTTACTGAAATTAATCATAATTCCCTGACCTTACCCGACTATTTTGCTCGCCGATTTGATGATAAAAGTGCTTTGCTGCGTATTATTTCAGCGGTAATCATTCTTATCTTTTTTACGATTTATTGTGCATCAGGCGTTGTTGCGGGCGCAAAACTTTTTGAAAGTACCTTTGGAATGAGTTATGGTTGGGCAATGTTAGCTGGTGCCGGCGCAACAATCGCTTATACTTTTATAGGTGGTTTTTTAGCGGTCAGTTGGACGGATACTATTCAAGCGAGTTTGATGATGTTTGCACTTATCTTAACTCCCGTTATGGTTATGGTGAACGCAGGTGGTTTTACCGATGCCTTAGCAAATATTGAATCGCTCAATCCTGATTATACCAACATCTTTGCTCACATGGATTTTATCGCTATTATTTCATTGCTTGGCTGGGGTCTTGGCTATTTTGGGCAACCGCATATTTTAGCTCGCTTTATGGCGGCTGACTCACATGATGTGATGAAAAATGCGCGTCGAATTAGTATGACTTGGATGATTTTATGTTTAGGTGGAGCAATTACGGTAGGATTTTTTGGTATTGCTTTCTTTGCCAATCATCCAGAGTTTTCAGATCTCATTAATAACGGTAAACATGAACGTATTTTTATCGAGTTATCCAAATTACTGTTTAATCCATGGGTTGCTGGTGTTTTATTAGCGGCGATTTTGGCTGCGGTGATGAGCACGTTAAGCTGTCAGTTACTTGTCTGTTCAAGCGCATTAACGGAAGATTTTTATCGTGCCTTTTTTAGACCGAAAGCAAAACAACGTGAACTTGTTTGGGTTGGACGAATTATGGTTTTACTGGTATCGGTCATCGCCATTTTATTAGCAATTAACCCTAATAATAGTGTCTTAGATTTAGTTAGTCATGCATGGGCAGGGTTTGGTGCTGCCTTTGGCCCCATTATTGTGTTTTCAGTATTTTGGTCTCGCATGACACGCAATGGCGCTCTAGCTGGTATGATTACAGGAGCGGCAACAGTATTGCTTTGGATTAATTTTAATTGGTTTAATCTTTATTCACTTATTCCGGGTTTCTTATTTGCGTCTTTAGCGATAGTAATCTTTAGTTTATGTGATAAAAAACCGAATGAAATAGTGGAAGATCATTTTAAACAAGCGTATAAACGTTATCATAATAAAGTAGAATAGATTTCAATAAAAATAGAGTTATCCAAAGTCAAATTTCAACGTAATAAAATTTTTATAGGTAAAATAACATGACAAAAAATGTGATCAAACAACTGCAAGAGCGAGGATTGATTGCTCAACTGACAGATGAAAAAGCACTCATGGAACTAATTGAACAAAATCCCATAGCGCTTTATTGTGGTTTTGATCCCACGGCTGATAGTTTGCATCTAGGTCATTTGGTACCATTACTTTGTTTAAAACGCTTTCAGTTAGCCGGTCATAAACCGATTGCGCTTGTTGGCGGCGCAACAGGTTTAATTGGTGACCCGAGTTTTAAAGCCGTTGAACGTAAATTAAATACTCAAGAGACTGTTGTTGAGTGGAGCGAAAAAATTAAACAACAAGTTTCTCCATTCTTAGATTTTAATTGTGGTGCAAATGCAGCGATTGTCGCTAATAACTATGATTGGTTTGGTGGCATGAATGTATTAACTTTTTTACGTGACATTGGTAAATATTTTTCAGTTAACGCCATGATTAACAAAGAATCAGTCAAACAACGTATTGATCGTGATGAAGCTGGGATTTCATTTACTGAGTTTTCTTACAGTTTATTACAATCTTATGATTTTGCATGTTTAAATAAAGATCATAATGTGGTGTTACAAATTGGGGGATCAGATCAATGGGGTAATATTACTGCCGGTATTGATTTAACTCGTCGATTACATCAAAAACAAGTTTATGGTTTAACGGTTCCTTTAATTACCAAATCTGACGGTACAAAATTTGGTAAAACGGAAAGCGGTGCGGTTTGGCTTGACCCTAAAAAGACCAGTCCATATAAATTCTATCAATTCTGGATTAATACCGCTGATGCTGATGTTTATCGTTTCTTAAAATTCTTTACTTTCATGTCATTAAATGAAATTGATGCACTTGAAGAAGAAGATAAAAATAGCGGTGTGGCACCAAGAGCACAATATGTTCTTGCTGAAGAGGTCACACGTTTAGTCCATGGTGAAGAAGGCTTAATGGCAGCCAAACGGATCACTGAAAGTTTATTCTCAGGAAAATTAGCCGATCTATCTCAAGCCGATTTTGAACAATTGGCGCAAGACGGTATGCCAACGATTACGGTTGAGGGCGATATTGATTTGCAACAAGCGATCGTTAATGCACAGTTTGCACCGTCAAGAGGCCAAGCCAGAACAATGATTGAATCTAATGCGATTTCAGTTAATGGTGAACGTAACGCGACAACAGATTATCATTTTTCACAAGAAGATAAGCTTTTTGGACGTTATACATTACTTCGTCGAGGTAAGAAATATTACTGCTTACTAATTTGGAGTTAATTTATGAAAAATATACTATCTATTCAGTCACATGTTGTATTTGGTCATGCAGGTAATAGTGCTGCTGTATTCCCTATGCGTCGTGTGGGAGTAAATGTATGGCCTTTAAATACTGTGCAATTTTCAAATCATACGCAATATCGTCAATGGACAGGCACGGTAATGCCAGCATCACATTTAACTGATATCGCCGATGGCATTAATGCCATAGGTGAACTTAAACGATGTGACGCAGTATTAAGTGGTTATATGGGATCCCCTGAACAAGGTAGTGCCATAACCGAAATAGTAAAAAAAGTAAAAGCTGTAAATCCCAATGCAATTTATCTTTGTGATCCTGTTATGGGGCATCCTGAAAAAGGTTGTTTTGTTGCGCCTGGCGTATCTGAATTTTTGTGTAATACTGCATTACCGATAGCAGATATGATGGCGCCTAATATTTTGGAGCTAGAAGAGTTAAATGGAAAACAGCCAATTAATAACGTTGAAGAAGCGGTATTTGCATGTAAAGCACTTTGTAAAAAAGGGCCTAAAGCGATTTTAGTTAAACATTTAAGTCGTGCGGGGTATCGTAAAGATCGTTTTGAAATGTTACTCGTTACAGAACAAGAAGCATGGCACATTGAGCGCCCTTTAGTTGACTTTGGCGTGAGACAGCCTGTTGGTGTAGGCGATATGACGAGTGGATTGTTTTTAGCGAATATTTTGCTTGGTAAATCGCTGGTTGAGGCGTTAGAACATACCACTTCTGCGGTTTATGCTGTTATGCTTGAAACCTTGAAACTCAATGAATATGAGCTTCAATTAGTTGCCGCTCAAGATGAAATTGCAAAGCCTTCACAATGGTTTCATGCGAAAAAAATTGATTAATTTTATAAATGTGTAAAAATGGGAATAATTTAATTTAAAACTTTTACAAAATAAAAATGAGGGGACAATGGAAGACAATATTTCATTGGGTGGAATGCTTTCCAGCTTACGCAGTAATATGGGACTTACTCAAGATGATATTGCTAGTAGAATTCATGTGCGTACAGCGGTAGTCGATGAAATTGAAAACGACTTACCAGTTCATGCTCCTCTTGTTTTTATTAAAGGTTATATTAGAGCCTATGCAGAAATTGTTGGCTTGCCTGTTGAAGAATATAAAGCCCATCTTGACAAACTTTCTAAGCATTATGAGTCAGCACAAAAAGCAAACCGTATACCGAGATATAAACGAAAAAAAAGTGGCAAGAAGCTTTTATTAATTTTTTTATTAATTCTTAGTTGTGTGATAGGGGCAACCGTATACTATATCAACAAGCAAAATAAAAATAATTATGTTGAAGTAAGTCATTATATTTCTCCATCATTAGCAGATTCTGACCGTGTTAAGAGTTAGCAAATTTTATCACTCTAATACAGACATTTGATGCAAATCTTGTTAAGATCACTAGCTAGTTATTTTGTTATATCATTAGGCGTGTTATGAGTCATCAGGATTCACCGATTATCAGACGAGAATCTACCCGAATTTATGTCGGCAGTGTACCTATTGGTGGTGGTGCGCCTATTGCTGTTCAATCCATGACGAATACTCGTACGACGGATGTTGACAAAACTGTTGCTCAGATTCAAGCGCTTGAGCGTATTGGTGTCGATATTGTACGTGTGTCGATTCCAACAATGGATGCGGCAGAAGCGTTTAAATTGATTAAACAACAAGCGAAAGTTCCACTTATTGCTGATATTCACTTTGATTATCGTATTGCTTTAAAAGTGGCGGAATATGGTGTGGATTGTTTAAGAATTAATCCCGGTAATATCGGTAATGAATCAAGAATTCGAGCGGTTGTTGATTGTGCTAAAGATAAAAATATTCCAATAAGAATTGGGGTTAATTCAGGTTCTCTTGAAAAAGATATTCAAGAAAAATATGGCGAACCGACTCCACGGGCAATTGTTGAATCGGCGTTGCGTCATGTTGACATTTTGGATAGGTTTAATTTCGACCAATTCAAAGTGAGTGTGAAAGCGTCAGATGTATTTACAGCGGTGGATGCCTATCGACTCTTAGCTAAACAGATAAAACAACCCCTACATTTGGGGATCACTGAAGCTGGTGGCGTTCGCAGTGGTGCAATTAAGTCGGCAATAGGTTTAGGTTTGTTATTATCGGAAGGTATTGGCGATACATTGCGTGTCTCTTTAGCCGCTGATCCTACAGAAGAAGTTAAAGTTGGTTTTGATATATTAAAATCGCTGAGAATTCGATCTCGTGGTATTAACTTTATTGCTTGTCCGACCTGTTCAAGACAAGAGTTTGATGTCATTAATACAGTCAATACGTTAGAACAACGTTTAGAAGATATCATTACACCAATGGATGTATCGATTATTGGTTGTGTTGTTAATGGGCCAGGTGAAGCTTTAGCTTCAACAATGGGTGTTGCTGGCGGTCATAATAAAAGTGGCTTTTATGAAGATGGTGTGCGTATTGGTCGTATAGATAACGAACAGATGATCGATGAGCTGGAAGCGAAAATTCGAGCTAAAGCATCAATACTAAAAAACAGAATTGCAGCAACTGAACTATAATTTTATTAGATAGCGAATACATAAATGACAGAGAAAAAAATCCAATCTATTCGGGGAATGAATGACTTACTCCCAACAGATAGTGCGAGTTGGCAACAAATTGAAAAAATCGTTAAAGGTGTATTAAATAGCTATGGCTATAATGAGATAAGAACACCCATTGTTGAAGACACTGCGCTATTTAAAAGAGCCGTCGGTGAAGTGACGGATATTGTCGAAAAAGAGATGTATACTTTTAATGATCGTAATGATGAAAGTATCACTTTACGTCCCGAAATTACTGCGGGTTGTGTGCGTGCGGGCATTGAACATGGGCTTTTTTATAATCAAGAACAACGTCTTTGGTATTTAGGGCCTGCATTTCGTTACGAAAAACCGCAAAAAGGTCGCTATCGTCAATTTCATCAATTTGGTGTTGAAGTCTTTGGGCTTGAAGGACCTAATATTGATGCAGAATTGATTTTATTAACATCAAGATTCTGGAAAGCACTGGGTATACAGGATCACACTTCGTTAGAATTAAATTCAATTGGCTCACTTGAAGCCAGAGCGAACTATCGTCAAGCACTCGTTGATTTTCTTGAACAAAATAAAGATAAATTAGATGAAGACTGCTTACGTAGAATGTATACTAATCCATTACGTGTGCTTGATTCGAAAAATCCGGTGGTACAAGAATTACTTAATCAAGCACCAAAACTATTTGATTATTTAGATACAGAATCAAAAGAACATTTTGAAGGCCTGTGTCGTTTACTGGATAAAGCAGGAATAAAATACAATATTAATCAAAGATTAGTAAGAGGATTAGACTATTACAATCGTACAGTATTTGAATGGGTAACAAGTAGCTTAGGTGCTCAAGGTACTGTTTGCGGTGGGGGGCGCTATGATGGATTAGTGAGCCAGTTAGGTGGTCAATCAACGCCAGCTGTTGGTTTTGCTATGGGACTTGAACGATTAGTATTACTTGTTCAAGCTGTTAATCCTTCATTAAATCGAGATAGTTCGATTGATATTTATATGATTTCTTCAGGAGATGAAAACACGATTTCAGCTGCGCAATGTGTTGCTGAATTATTACGTGATGGTTTACCTGATAAACGAATTGTGACTAATTATGGAACGACTAATTTTAAGAAACAATTTGCCAAAGCAGATAAATTAGGTGCTAAAATAGCAGTTATTATTGGTGAAAATGAGTTAGCAAACCAAACGGTAACTATCAAAAACTTACAAACAGGTGAACAAACTGAAATTGCGCAAAGCGATATTGTTCAAACTTGTTTGGCAATGATATAAATCTAAAGGAAATAGGAGATAAGCGTGAGTTATCAATCGTCAAGTGAAGAACAAATGTGGGCTTTAAAAGAGTTTCTTGCGAAAACGTGGAAAATTGTTGTTGCCATAATTGTCATTGGATTATTAGCTTATTATGGTTGGAGTTACTATCAATCAAATCAAGTTAAAAAATCGGATGAAACATCAACTCGTTATAGTCAACTATTAACTCAATTGGATGAAAGTAAATCAGATTCAGTCAAAGAATTAGTCGATTTTGCTAAACAAAATAATAATATTTATGGTGTTTTTGCTGATTTACAATCCGCTAAGTTTTATGTAGAAGTGTTAAAGGATTATGCAGGCGCACAATCTCTATTAACTGATGCATTGACTAAAACAAAATCTGAGCCTTTACAATCTATTATTCATATTCGGATTGCACGTTTACAGTATCAGCAAGGTCAATATAAAGAAAGTTTTGAATCCTTAGATAAAGTCACAGGAAATGCTTGGATTCCGTATGTTAATGATGTTCGAGGAGATGTATATGTCAAACTTGAACGTTATGCTGAAGCTGTTGATGCTTATAATGTTGCTTTAAGTTCACCTTCAATGGTAGGATCGAAAGAAAATATTAAAATGAAGTTAAATCAAGCTGAATATTTAAAAGCTAAGCAAAGTACTGAAACAGAAAAAAAATCTGCTGATCATGAGGCAGAACAAGGAACCCAGCTAAAAAAAGCTGAGGCGGAAGAAAATAAAAATTAATTAATCCTGCAGAAGGGTCTACACAATGAAGTTATCTAAATGTCTTTTTACTAGTGTTTTCATGTTTTCTCTTGCTGGGTGTTCTTTATTTGGTGGTGAAGAAGATGTCATACAGGTTTCACCATCACCTACTGTAAAGAATAAATTTCCGGTTAAACAAATATGGCGCAATAGTACTTCAGGCAATACTCGTATTTATTCGTTATTAGGTCCTATCAATTATGATAATGCTATTTATGCAGCGGGTCGTAGTGGAGAAGTAAAAGCCATTGATTTATCAACTGGTACCACGCTATGGGATGTGGATTTATCTGAAAGTTCGCTCTTTAATAACAAAAGTGCTATTTTTTCAGGCAGTATAAACGCAGATGATAGATATGTTTATGTTGGAAGTGAGCGGGCTATTGTTTACGCTTTAGAACGTGATAATGGAGAGTTAAAATGGGAAAAAGTAGTAAAAGGAGAAGTACTCGCTCGTCCTGTATCAACTGAAGACAAGTTAGTTGTTCATACTGGCAATGGCATTTTGCAAGGGTTTAATCGAGATACTGGTGATGAAATTTGGGAAGTGGCACTTGAAGTTCCCGCTTTATCGTTAAGGGGGAATTCAACACCTGTTATTGCGCATGGTGCTGCTATCTTTGGTGATGATACTGGATTAGTAAATGCTTATTTTGTCAACGATGGTCAATTAATTTGGCAACAACGTATCTCACAACCTACAGGATCTACAGAAATAGACAAATTAAATGATGTTGATTCAACGCCTATTGTTGAAGGAAACGTAGTTTATTCTGTAGGTTACAATGGTTATGTTGTCGCACTGGATTTGAGTGATGGTCAAATAATTTGGCGCAGAAAATTAGGTTCAAGTCATAGTTTAGCGGTTGATGAAAGCCGAATATTTGTTGTTGATCAAGACGATAATGTCCAAGCTTTATCTAAAAATGAGGGTGGAGTGCTTTGGACGCAATCGAGCTTATCTCATCGTCAATTGACCGACCCTGTTATTTATGAAAATTATGTTGTATTTGGTGATTTTGAAGGTTACTTGTATTGGCTAAATGCTGAAACGGGTGAGCTTGTAAGTAAAATAAATGTTAGTAGTAGTGGAATGATATCAAGACCATTAGTTGTGGACGAAAAATTAATCGTTCAGGCTAAAAATGGGGATATTTACGCTTTCACAATAAACGAGAGTAATTAGAGAATAAACATGGTACCTGTTGTAGCACTAGTTGGTCGTCCAAATGTTGGAAAATCAACTTTATTTAATCGGTTAACAAGAACACGTGATGCGTTAGTCGCAGATTTTCCTGGATTAACCCGTGATCGTAAGTATGGACGAGCTGAAATCAAGGGCCATGAATATATTGTAATTGATACGGGTGGAATTGATGGCACTGAAGAAGGGGTTGAAAGCTTTATGGCTGACCAATCCTTACAAGCTATCGAAGAAGCCGATATTGTTCTGTTTTTAGTCGATGCAAGAGCGGGTGCTATGCCGGCAGATCATGCGATAGCTAAACACTTGCGTTCTCGTCAAAAGGCTACTTTTTTAGTTGCCAATAAGATTGATGGTATTGATGCTGATAGTGCTATCTCAGATTTTTACTCATTAGGTTTAGGCGATATCCACCCCATAGCGGCAAGTCATGGACGTGGTGTAAGTTCTTTGATTGAAACGGCGTTGGAACCTATTTTCCAATTTAAAG
This window encodes:
- the smrB gene encoding endonuclease SmrB — protein: MTEKFKLTQEEINLFKSSIGNTQKLAQDTVVHKPLKRSQKAIAIEKRQHEKNHAEFYFSDDYQPLLQDDPIRYSRDNADPYEIKKLRRGFYEPEFFLDLHGLTQQEAKKEIASLITACLSENAHCACIMYGHGKNILKKQTPMWLAQHPNIICFHQAPKEFGGSAALLILFDTINN
- the ispG gene encoding flavodoxin-dependent (E)-4-hydroxy-3-methylbut-2-enyl-diphosphate synthase; amino-acid sequence: MSHQDSPIIRRESTRIYVGSVPIGGGAPIAVQSMTNTRTTDVDKTVAQIQALERIGVDIVRVSIPTMDAAEAFKLIKQQAKVPLIADIHFDYRIALKVAEYGVDCLRINPGNIGNESRIRAVVDCAKDKNIPIRIGVNSGSLEKDIQEKYGEPTPRAIVESALRHVDILDRFNFDQFKVSVKASDVFTAVDAYRLLAKQIKQPLHLGITEAGGVRSGAIKSAIGLGLLLSEGIGDTLRVSLAADPTEEVKVGFDILKSLRIRSRGINFIACPTCSRQEFDVINTVNTLEQRLEDIITPMDVSIIGCVVNGPGEALASTMGVAGGHNKSGFYEDGVRIGRIDNEQMIDELEAKIRAKASILKNRIAATEL
- a CDS encoding RodZ family helix-turn-helix domain-containing protein, which translates into the protein MEDNISLGGMLSSLRSNMGLTQDDIASRIHVRTAVVDEIENDLPVHAPLVFIKGYIRAYAEIVGLPVEEYKAHLDKLSKHYESAQKANRIPRYKRKKSGKKLLLIFLLILSCVIGATVYYINKQNKNNYVEVSHYISPSLADSDRVKS
- the pdxY gene encoding pyridoxal kinase PdxY, whose amino-acid sequence is MKNILSIQSHVVFGHAGNSAAVFPMRRVGVNVWPLNTVQFSNHTQYRQWTGTVMPASHLTDIADGINAIGELKRCDAVLSGYMGSPEQGSAITEIVKKVKAVNPNAIYLCDPVMGHPEKGCFVAPGVSEFLCNTALPIADMMAPNILELEELNGKQPINNVEEAVFACKALCKKGPKAILVKHLSRAGYRKDRFEMLLVTEQEAWHIERPLVDFGVRQPVGVGDMTSGLFLANILLGKSLVEALEHTTSAVYAVMLETLKLNEYELQLVAAQDEIAKPSQWFHAKKID
- the tyrS gene encoding tyrosine--tRNA ligase; amino-acid sequence: MTKNVIKQLQERGLIAQLTDEKALMELIEQNPIALYCGFDPTADSLHLGHLVPLLCLKRFQLAGHKPIALVGGATGLIGDPSFKAVERKLNTQETVVEWSEKIKQQVSPFLDFNCGANAAIVANNYDWFGGMNVLTFLRDIGKYFSVNAMINKESVKQRIDRDEAGISFTEFSYSLLQSYDFACLNKDHNVVLQIGGSDQWGNITAGIDLTRRLHQKQVYGLTVPLITKSDGTKFGKTESGAVWLDPKKTSPYKFYQFWINTADADVYRFLKFFTFMSLNEIDALEEEDKNSGVAPRAQYVLAEEVTRLVHGEEGLMAAKRITESLFSGKLADLSQADFEQLAQDGMPTITVEGDIDLQQAIVNAQFAPSRGQARTMIESNAISVNGERNATTDYHFSQEDKLFGRYTLLRRGKKYYCLLIWS
- the hisS gene encoding histidine--tRNA ligase; amino-acid sequence: MTEKKIQSIRGMNDLLPTDSASWQQIEKIVKGVLNSYGYNEIRTPIVEDTALFKRAVGEVTDIVEKEMYTFNDRNDESITLRPEITAGCVRAGIEHGLFYNQEQRLWYLGPAFRYEKPQKGRYRQFHQFGVEVFGLEGPNIDAELILLTSRFWKALGIQDHTSLELNSIGSLEARANYRQALVDFLEQNKDKLDEDCLRRMYTNPLRVLDSKNPVVQELLNQAPKLFDYLDTESKEHFEGLCRLLDKAGIKYNINQRLVRGLDYYNRTVFEWVTSSLGAQGTVCGGGRYDGLVSQLGGQSTPAVGFAMGLERLVLLVQAVNPSLNRDSSIDIYMISSGDENTISAAQCVAELLRDGLPDKRIVTNYGTTNFKKQFAKADKLGAKIAVIIGENELANQTVTIKNLQTGEQTEIAQSDIVQTCLAMI
- the bamB gene encoding outer membrane protein assembly factor BamB, which translates into the protein MKLSKCLFTSVFMFSLAGCSLFGGEEDVIQVSPSPTVKNKFPVKQIWRNSTSGNTRIYSLLGPINYDNAIYAAGRSGEVKAIDLSTGTTLWDVDLSESSLFNNKSAIFSGSINADDRYVYVGSERAIVYALERDNGELKWEKVVKGEVLARPVSTEDKLVVHTGNGILQGFNRDTGDEIWEVALEVPALSLRGNSTPVIAHGAAIFGDDTGLVNAYFVNDGQLIWQQRISQPTGSTEIDKLNDVDSTPIVEGNVVYSVGYNGYVVALDLSDGQIIWRRKLGSSHSLAVDESRIFVVDQDDNVQALSKNEGGVLWTQSSLSHRQLTDPVIYENYVVFGDFEGYLYWLNAETGELVSKINVSSSGMISRPLVVDEKLIVQAKNGDIYAFTINESN
- the nth gene encoding endonuclease III, whose protein sequence is MKQSTRIQILERLKDHIKDPTTELVYQTPFELLIAVVLSAQATDVSVNKATKPLFAIANTAEQILALGVDKLKSYIRTIGLYNSKADNIIKTCQILVEKYQGQVPENFDALIALPGVGRKTANVVLNTAFGWPTIAVDTHIFRVSNRTGFAPGKTVEAVEEKLLKVVPKEYKINCHHWLILHGRYTCIARKPRCGACVIEDLCEFKQKVYPE
- a CDS encoding tetratricopeptide repeat protein, coding for MSYQSSSEEQMWALKEFLAKTWKIVVAIIVIGLLAYYGWSYYQSNQVKKSDETSTRYSQLLTQLDESKSDSVKELVDFAKQNNNIYGVFADLQSAKFYVEVLKDYAGAQSLLTDALTKTKSEPLQSIIHIRIARLQYQQGQYKESFESLDKVTGNAWIPYVNDVRGDVYVKLERYAEAVDAYNVALSSPSMVGSKENIKMKLNQAEYLKAKQSTETEKKSADHEAEQGTQLKKAEAEENKN
- the putP gene encoding sodium/proline symporter PutP — translated: MSLPMIVTFAIYILGMIAIGFFAFRSTQNFGDYILGGRRIGSVVTALSAGASDMSGWLLMGLPGAVFLFGISQSWIAIGLIIGAYLNWLLIAGRLRVFTEINHNSLTLPDYFARRFDDKSALLRIISAVIILIFFTIYCASGVVAGAKLFESTFGMSYGWAMLAGAGATIAYTFIGGFLAVSWTDTIQASLMMFALILTPVMVMVNAGGFTDALANIESLNPDYTNIFAHMDFIAIISLLGWGLGYFGQPHILARFMAADSHDVMKNARRISMTWMILCLGGAITVGFFGIAFFANHPEFSDLINNGKHERIFIELSKLLFNPWVAGVLLAAILAAVMSTLSCQLLVCSSALTEDFYRAFFRPKAKQRELVWVGRIMVLLVSVIAILLAINPNNSVLDLVSHAWAGFGAAFGPIIVFSVFWSRMTRNGALAGMITGAATVLLWINFNWFNLYSLIPGFLFASLAIVIFSLCDKKPNEIVEDHFKQAYKRYHNKVE